Proteins found in one Carcharodon carcharias isolate sCarCar2 chromosome 8, sCarCar2.pri, whole genome shotgun sequence genomic segment:
- the LOC121281406 gene encoding glycine-rich cell wall structural protein 1-like: protein MTSTRGHGPGRGPGPGRGHGPGRGRGPGRGRGPGRGRGQGEGVGQGEGEDQGVDQGEGVDQGEGQGEGEGVGQGEGVGQGKGEDQGVDQGEGEDQGVDQGEGEGVDQGEGEDQGEGMDQGEGVDQGEGQCEGVGQCVGQCVGQCEGVGQCVGQCEGVGQCVGQCVGQGEGEGEGEGEGEGEGQGEGQGEGQGEGQGEGEGEDQGEGEGQGEGEGQGEGEGEGEGEDQGEGEGEGEGEGEGEGEDEGEGEGEGEGEGEGEGEGEGEGEGEGEGER from the coding sequence ATGACATCAACGCGTGGGCATGGGCCAGGgcgagggccagggccagggcgagGGCATGGGCCAGGGCGAGGGCGTGGGCCAGGGCGAGGGCGAGGACCAGGGCGAGGGCGGGGCCAGGGCGAGGGCGTGGGCCAGGGCGAGGGCGAGGACCAGGGCGTGGACCAGGGCGAGGGCGTGGACCAGGGCGAGGGccagggcgagggcgagggcgtgGGCCAGGGCGAGGGCGTGGGCCAGGGCAAGGGCGAGGACCAGGGCGTGGACCAGGGCGAGGGCGAGGACCAGGGCGTGGAccagggcgagggcgagggcgtgGACCAGGGCGAGGGCGAGGACCAGGGCGAGGGCATGGACCAGGGCGAGGGCGTGGACCAGGGCGAGGGCCAGTGTGAGGGCGTGGGCCAGTGCGTGGGCCAGTGCGTGGGCCAGTGCGAGGGCGTGGGCCAATGCGTGGGCCAGTGCGAGGGCGTGGGCCAGTGCGTGGGCCAGTGCGTGGGCcagggtgagggcgagggtgagggcgagggcgagggcgagggtgagggccAGGGTGAGGGCCAGGGTGAGGGCCAGGGTGAGGGCcagggcgagggtgagggtgaggaccagggcgagggtgagggccagggcgagggtgagggccagggcgagggtgagggcgagggcgagggtgaggaccagggtgagggtgagggtgagggtgagggtgagggcgagggtgagggtgaggacgagggcgagggcgagggtgagggcgagggcgagggcgagggtgagggcgagggcgagggcgagggcgagggtgagggtgagggtgaacgcTGA